In Mytilus trossulus isolate FHL-02 unplaced genomic scaffold, PNRI_Mtr1.1.1.hap1 h1tg000128l__unscaffolded, whole genome shotgun sequence, one DNA window encodes the following:
- the LOC134700265 gene encoding uncharacterized protein LOC134700265: METRTRNMKLFHRLVRNTRKKGGEIIMDLNVNGHCYTGDENILAGFKEHFSTLATYDENINIDNDYHQNVEHEIHIINQLVKGKNIPDASMEEISNAIKNINKGKSADYYGITIEHIVNAGEIMVILLQSIINEIFQQGYVPDLLKIGLLTPIFKNKGSKNDAGNYRGITVLPVVSKIIDTVLKNRTQPSVKAVQHKYQRGFTSGSGPMNSALPVEEVYREVHDGETEAQIILLDAKSAFDKVIHTHMMRRVYQAGIEDKHWSLISSLHQNAASTIKWGGNISECFPVSLGVRQGGILSTDLYKLYVNPLLDRLENSNLGIRIGNITCNASACAGDIALMSTKEDDTQVLINMAHDFAYMEGYELQPQKSVALNLLSKTHKKNNTNECIFNIGNNVMPNVKQALHLGIIRTTSMKENVTLNVDEKSRKLEEVHTAYLVGVSMDIMD; the protein is encoded by the coding sequence ATGGAAACTAGAACCAGAAATATGAAACTATTCCATAGGCTAGTTAGAAATACACGTAAAAAAGGCGGAGAAATTATAATGGACTTGAATGTAAATGGACACTGCTATACGGGAGATGAAAACATACTAGCAGGTTTCAAGGAACATTTTAGCACACTAGCAACATACGATGAAAACATCAACATTGACAACGACTATCATCAAAATGTGGAACATGAAATTCATATAATAAATCAATTGGTTAAAGGCAAGAACATTCCTGATGCATCAATGGAAGAAATTTCAAACGCaatcaaaaatatcaacaagGGTAAATCTGCTGACTACTATGGCATCACAATTGAACATATAGTTAATGCGGGAGAAATCATGGTCATCTTGCTCCAAAGCATCATAAATGAAATTTTCCAACAAGGATATGTGCCAGATCTCCTAAAAATCGGACTTCTCacaccaattttcaaaaacaaaggGAGTAAGAATGATGCAGGAAATTACAGAGGAATAACAGTGCTGCCTGTAGTGAGCAAAATAATAGACACAGTgcttaaaaatagaacacaacCATCAGTAAAAGCCGTGCAACATAAATACCAACGTGGATTCACAAGTGGTTCAGGACCAATGAACTCAGCACTACCAGTGGAAGAAGTGTATCGTGAAGTTCATGACGGTGAAACAGAAGCACAAATAATACTACTGGATGCAAAATCAGCGTTTGACAAAGTGATACATACCCATATGATGAGAAGAGTGTACCAAGCAGGTATCGAAGACAAACATTGGTCACTAATAAGTAGTCTGCACCAAAACGCTGCCAGTACCATCAAATGGGGAGGAAATATCTCTGAGTGCTTCCCAGTCTCATTGGGTGTTCGTCAAGGTGGAATACTCAGCACGGACCTTTACAAGCTCTACGTAAATCCACTACTAGACAGATTGGAAAACTCAAATCTTGGTATAAGGATTGGTAATATAACATGCAATGCCAGCGCCTGTGCTGGTGATATAGCTTTAATGAGTACAAAAGAAGACGACACACAAGTGCTGATAAATATGGCGCACGATTTTGCGTACATGGAAGGCTATGAGCTACAGCCCCAAAAAAGTGTGGCGTTAAACCTCTTGTCAAAAACTCATAAAAAGAACAATACCAACGAGTGCATATTCAACATTGGAAATAACGTTATGCCAAATGTCAAGCAGGCACTACATCTTGGAATAATTCGAACAACATCAATGAAGGAAAACGTTACTTTAAATGTGGATGAAAAATCAAGAAAGCTAGAAGAAGTGCATACGGCTTATTTGGTGGGGGTTTCCATGGACATAATGGACTAG